A genomic region of Brevibacillus sp. JNUCC-41 contains the following coding sequences:
- a CDS encoding adenylate kinase encodes MNLVLMGLPGAGKGTQAEQIVEKYNIPHISTGDMFRTAIKDGTELGLKAKSFMDKGELVPDEVTIGIVRERLSKEDCLKGFLLDGFPRTVAQAEALESILTDLDRKINFVINIDVDKNILMERLTGRRICKSCGATYHLVFNPPANDDVCDRCGGELYQRADDNAETVQNRLDVNLKQTKPLLDFYGDKGYLVNINGQQDINKVFENIDVLLGALQN; translated from the coding sequence TTGAATCTAGTTTTAATGGGTCTGCCGGGTGCTGGTAAGGGCACTCAAGCTGAACAAATCGTAGAAAAATATAATATCCCTCATATCTCTACTGGAGATATGTTCCGAACAGCTATCAAAGATGGAACAGAATTAGGTCTAAAGGCGAAATCATTCATGGACAAAGGCGAATTGGTACCTGATGAAGTTACCATTGGCATCGTACGTGAACGTTTAAGCAAGGAGGACTGCCTAAAAGGATTTTTGCTTGATGGGTTTCCACGTACTGTGGCACAGGCAGAGGCACTTGAAAGCATTCTAACTGATTTAGATCGCAAAATAAATTTTGTCATTAATATCGATGTTGATAAAAACATTTTAATGGAAAGATTGACAGGACGTCGTATTTGCAAATCATGTGGTGCGACATACCATCTTGTATTCAATCCTCCTGCAAATGATGATGTATGCGACCGCTGCGGCGGAGAATTATATCAACGTGCCGACGATAATGCAGAAACGGTTCAAAATCGCTTAGATGTGAATTTGAAACAAACCAAACCACTTCTTGATTTCTACGGAGACAAAGGATACTTGGTCAACATTAACGGACAGCAAGATATTAATAAGGTATTTGAAAATATCGATGTGTTGCTTGGTGCTTTACAAAATTAA